In Bacillus cereus ATCC 14579, a single window of DNA contains:
- a CDS encoding SseB family protein: MEQISVKKLEEVLVVAGDDKQKQKEFYELLLSTEFYVAGSLEAEDGATEGILRLRHFQGEGRWIVPFFTQMEFVKDVLPEGTPLITIRGKELFGSIEKDATAVLNVGTDISKTFIPEEIADIASGRIFNYYK; this comes from the coding sequence ATGGAGCAAATTTCAGTAAAGAAATTAGAAGAGGTACTTGTTGTAGCAGGGGATGATAAACAGAAGCAAAAGGAATTTTATGAATTGCTCTTATCTACTGAGTTTTATGTTGCTGGTTCACTAGAAGCAGAGGACGGGGCAACAGAAGGGATACTTCGTTTGCGTCATTTCCAAGGAGAAGGTAGATGGATCGTTCCGTTCTTTACACAAATGGAATTTGTAAAAGATGTGTTGCCAGAAGGAACGCCCCTTATTACGATACGTGGGAAAGAGTTATTTGGTAGCATTGAGAAAGATGCTACAGCTGTATTAAATGTTGGCACTGATATAAGTAAAACATTTATTCCAGAAGAAATTGCAGATATCGCATCTGGACGAATTTTTAATTATTATAAGTAA
- a CDS encoding S66 peptidase family protein — protein MIYPNALKQGDTVMIIAPSGPPTIENVLKGVNVLQEMGLSVIIGKSVYEKYGFLAGSDQVRLDDIHEAFTNNEVKAIFCARGGYGSARLLPHIQYEVIRQNPKIFWGYSDITALHTAVSRYAKLITFHGPMIEELGKGIDSLSLSSFNQLFHPYSTILSASECIVPSSHSTVTGTLVGGNLAVLTSIIGSPYEINTDNTLLLLEDIGEEPYRIDRMLNQLLLSGKFNECRGVIFTSCHDCTPSKPSQSLQTILYEYFAPYHIPVLFDLPIGHISPNIGIPLGATATINTNNKTVSISSGIATPYSN, from the coding sequence ATGATTTATCCAAATGCATTAAAACAAGGTGATACAGTAATGATTATTGCACCATCTGGTCCACCTACAATCGAAAATGTATTAAAAGGTGTGAATGTATTACAAGAGATGGGGTTATCCGTAATAATCGGGAAGAGTGTTTACGAGAAATATGGATTTTTAGCCGGAAGTGATCAAGTTCGGCTTGACGATATACATGAAGCATTTACAAATAATGAAGTGAAGGCAATTTTTTGTGCACGAGGTGGTTATGGAAGTGCTCGTCTTCTTCCTCACATTCAATATGAAGTTATTAGGCAGAATCCAAAAATCTTTTGGGGATATAGCGATATTACAGCTTTACATACTGCTGTTTCACGTTATGCAAAGCTTATAACATTTCATGGTCCGATGATTGAAGAACTAGGAAAAGGCATTGATTCCCTATCTTTATCCTCTTTTAATCAGCTATTCCATCCGTATTCAACCATTTTATCTGCATCAGAATGTATCGTACCTAGCTCTCACAGTACAGTTACAGGTACGTTAGTTGGAGGAAATTTAGCTGTGTTAACAAGTATAATTGGCTCGCCCTACGAGATAAATACGGACAATACACTTTTATTACTTGAAGACATTGGTGAAGAACCGTACCGCATTGACCGTATGTTAAATCAGCTACTTTTATCTGGAAAGTTTAATGAATGCAGGGGCGTTATTTTCACAAGTTGTCACGACTGCACTCCTTCAAAGCCCTCTCAATCATTGCAAACAATATTATATGAATATTTCGCGCCATATCATATACCTGTCCTATTCGATTTACCAATTGGACATATAAGTCCAAACATCGGTATTCCACTTGGAGCTACAGCAACAATAAACACGAATAATAAAACAGTCTCTATTTCTTCTGGTATAGCCACTCCATATTCAAATTAA
- a CDS encoding NAD(P)H-dependent flavin oxidoreductase encodes MITSRVTDILKIEYPVVQAGMAGAITTPELVAAVSNSGGLGTLGAGYMSPEQIREAIYRIRELTDKPFGVNLLVTKEIEIEEEKVDEAKVLLSGVNRELGIEVEGTLKLPKSYKEQLQVLLDEKVPVVSFAFQTLEKEEINDLKRSGIKVIGTATHVKEAKVLAELGVDIIIGQGSEAGGHRGTFIGKERDAMIGTFALIPQLVGAVPHIPIVAAGGVMNGQGLVAALALGAEGVQMGSAFLTSEESITHDVYKEAVLHSTDTSTTVTRAFSGKYARGIRNEFIERHEGKEEGLPVYPVQNVLTSKIRQEAAQQNKEEYMSLWAGQAASLARIESAQHVVERVMKEAANAIEQLQNIYKKTT; translated from the coding sequence ATGATTACAAGTCGAGTAACAGACATATTAAAAATTGAGTATCCCGTTGTTCAAGCCGGTATGGCAGGCGCGATTACGACGCCAGAACTTGTTGCAGCAGTAAGTAATAGTGGAGGATTAGGGACGCTTGGAGCGGGCTATATGAGCCCAGAACAAATTCGTGAAGCGATTTATAGAATAAGAGAACTAACAGATAAGCCTTTCGGTGTTAATTTACTTGTAACGAAAGAGATAGAAATAGAAGAAGAGAAGGTAGATGAGGCGAAAGTATTACTAAGCGGAGTGAATAGAGAATTAGGTATAGAAGTAGAAGGAACGTTAAAGCTTCCAAAAAGCTATAAGGAACAATTACAAGTGCTATTAGATGAAAAAGTACCGGTCGTTAGCTTTGCATTTCAAACGTTAGAAAAAGAAGAAATAAATGATTTAAAAAGAAGTGGAATAAAAGTTATCGGAACAGCTACCCATGTGAAGGAAGCGAAAGTACTTGCTGAGCTAGGAGTAGATATTATTATTGGGCAAGGTAGCGAAGCAGGAGGGCATAGAGGAACGTTTATTGGGAAAGAACGAGATGCTATGATTGGTACGTTTGCGTTAATACCTCAGTTAGTAGGGGCTGTTCCGCATATCCCAATTGTCGCAGCAGGTGGTGTAATGAACGGACAAGGGCTTGTTGCGGCATTGGCACTAGGAGCAGAAGGTGTTCAAATGGGATCAGCCTTTTTAACAAGTGAAGAGAGTATTACGCACGATGTGTATAAAGAAGCGGTTTTACATAGTACAGATACGAGCACAACTGTAACTCGTGCGTTTTCCGGGAAATATGCACGCGGTATTCGGAATGAATTTATAGAGAGACATGAAGGAAAAGAAGAAGGGCTTCCGGTATATCCAGTGCAAAACGTATTAACTTCTAAAATACGCCAAGAGGCAGCGCAGCAAAATAAGGAAGAATATATGTCACTTTGGGCAGGGCAGGCAGCATCATTGGCACGAATCGAATCAGCTCAGCATGTAGTGGAGCGAGTTATGAAAGAAGCGGCGAATGCAATCGAGCAATTACAAAATATATACAAAAAGACCACTTGA
- the dltD gene encoding D-alanyl-lipoteichoic acid biosynthesis protein DltD gives MNKAKFGPMLLALALFAVFLLIPTRFLLPLLSDEKVEQAATSLKEEKIQSMILQQKMLADPKYLPMYGSSEFARMDAFHPSNYFKVKPEGFTPFLLGRGGTQDLVHVLNFASTMDQLKDKKMVFVLSPQWFVPQGIDETHFAPNFSKQQGYHFIFNNDLKPEMKKQIAKRLLNFEIVKKETLLKISLEGIAYDDTKYKVKALAAKPFAYIYRNILDRKDLFTAMFNIKPHKEKLDSSLKQMNWEEARKHADQTGAAESRSNEYGIEDGYFNSKIKKKLKQREGYLKNDAYDQSPEYEDLQIVLDLLKQSGAKPLFISVPVKGPWYDYAGFPKERREAYYKKVHEQIEKAGYPIADFSNHEYDKYFLKDHMHLGWKGWVYIDEAIQQFYKAN, from the coding sequence ATGAACAAAGCAAAATTTGGTCCGATGCTTTTAGCATTGGCCCTTTTTGCTGTATTCTTACTTATTCCAACGCGCTTCCTACTTCCACTTTTAAGTGATGAAAAAGTAGAACAAGCTGCTACTTCTTTAAAAGAAGAAAAAATTCAAAGTATGATTTTACAGCAAAAGATGTTAGCAGATCCAAAATATCTTCCGATGTACGGTTCATCGGAATTCGCACGTATGGATGCTTTCCATCCATCTAATTATTTTAAAGTAAAGCCTGAAGGATTTACGCCATTCCTTCTTGGACGCGGCGGAACACAAGACCTTGTACATGTATTAAACTTCGCATCTACAATGGATCAATTGAAAGATAAGAAAATGGTATTCGTTCTTTCTCCACAATGGTTTGTACCACAAGGTATTGACGAAACGCACTTTGCACCTAACTTTTCAAAACAACAAGGTTACCACTTCATTTTCAACAATGATTTAAAACCTGAAATGAAAAAACAAATTGCAAAGCGTTTATTAAACTTTGAGATTGTAAAAAAAGAAACTTTATTAAAAATTTCGCTTGAAGGTATCGCTTATGATGATACGAAGTATAAAGTAAAAGCACTTGCTGCTAAACCTTTCGCTTATATTTACCGTAACATTTTAGATCGTAAAGATTTATTTACAGCTATGTTTAATATTAAACCGCACAAAGAGAAGCTCGATTCTTCATTAAAACAAATGAACTGGGAAGAGGCTCGTAAACATGCGGATCAAACAGGTGCAGCAGAATCTAGATCTAATGAATATGGTATCGAAGATGGTTACTTCAATAGCAAAATTAAGAAAAAATTAAAGCAACGTGAAGGTTACTTAAAAAATGATGCTTATGACCAATCGCCAGAATATGAAGATTTACAAATTGTACTTGATTTATTAAAACAATCTGGTGCAAAACCACTCTTCATTTCTGTTCCTGTCAAAGGTCCTTGGTACGACTACGCTGGCTTCCCGAAAGAACGCCGCGAAGCATACTATAAGAAAGTTCATGAGCAAATTGAAAAAGCTGGTTATCCAATTGCCGACTTCTCAAATCATGAATACGATAAATACTTCTTAAAAGATCATATGCACTTAGGTTGGAAAGGCTGGGTTTACATCGACGAAGCCATCCAACAATTTTATAAAGCAAACTAA
- the dltC gene encoding D-alanine--poly(phosphoribitol) ligase subunit DltC: MAEFKEQVLDILEEVCENDIVKENLDVQLFEEGILDSFAVVSLLVEFQERLDIEVSISDFDRDEWATPNMVIKKLEEIR, from the coding sequence ATGGCAGAATTCAAAGAGCAAGTATTAGATATTTTAGAAGAAGTATGTGAAAACGATATTGTGAAAGAAAACTTAGATGTTCAATTATTTGAAGAAGGTATCCTTGATTCTTTCGCTGTAGTATCTTTATTAGTTGAATTCCAAGAGCGTTTAGATATTGAAGTTTCTATTTCTGATTTTGACCGTGACGAGTGGGCTACACCAAACATGGTTATTAAAAAGTTGGAAGAAATCCGATGA
- the dltB gene encoding D-alanyl-lipoteichoic acid biosynthesis protein DltB produces MTAYGSFYFFAIVGILLIPTIIAGLKGKMLRKYNAVLTLVMLAIIFSDKPKQAMMLAAFIIWQYVLIKGYLILRKQNNSTFTFCIAVILSILPLILAKIAPFASFLPELKLVVFLGISYVTFRAVQMVFEVRDGLIKELSFFNFWEFVLFFPAISTGPIDRYRRFQKDIQKPPSAEEYQNLLYTGLNRIFQGFLYKFIIAYLIKQYCMDPAFAQHDTIFSNMIYMYSYSLYLFFDFAGYSSFVIGVSYMMGIKTPENFNKPFLSRNIKDFWNRWHMSLSFWFRDFIYMRFVFFATKKKLIKNRYTISYIGALLNFFIMGIWHIQGSAVAQYVIYGLYHAALFILFDIFERKNKKHKFWPNNKFTHILAIVITFHVVCFGFLIFSGHLNRYF; encoded by the coding sequence ATGACCGCATATGGATCATTTTATTTTTTCGCTATAGTGGGCATTTTATTAATACCTACTATCATAGCTGGATTAAAAGGTAAAATGTTGCGCAAATATAATGCCGTTTTAACATTAGTCATGCTTGCTATTATCTTCTCAGATAAACCAAAGCAAGCAATGATGCTAGCTGCATTTATTATTTGGCAATATGTCCTTATTAAAGGCTATTTAATTTTAAGAAAACAAAATAATAGTACATTCACATTTTGCATAGCTGTTATTTTATCGATTTTGCCTCTTATTTTGGCAAAAATCGCGCCGTTTGCATCGTTTTTACCTGAGTTAAAACTTGTTGTTTTCCTAGGTATATCTTACGTAACATTCAGAGCAGTTCAAATGGTATTTGAAGTTCGTGATGGTTTAATTAAAGAGCTTTCTTTCTTTAACTTCTGGGAATTCGTTTTATTCTTCCCTGCGATTTCAACAGGACCTATCGATCGTTACCGAAGATTCCAAAAAGATATTCAAAAGCCACCTAGCGCTGAAGAATATCAAAATTTACTATATACAGGACTAAATCGTATTTTCCAAGGTTTCTTGTATAAATTTATTATTGCTTACTTAATAAAGCAATATTGTATGGATCCAGCATTCGCTCAACACGATACAATATTTTCAAATATGATTTACATGTATAGCTATAGCTTATATCTATTCTTTGATTTTGCTGGTTATAGCTCTTTTGTAATTGGTGTAAGTTACATGATGGGAATTAAAACGCCAGAAAACTTCAATAAGCCATTCCTTAGTCGTAATATTAAAGACTTCTGGAACCGCTGGCACATGAGTTTATCATTCTGGTTCCGTGATTTTATTTACATGCGTTTCGTCTTTTTTGCAACGAAGAAAAAGTTAATTAAGAACCGTTACACCATTTCGTATATCGGAGCATTGTTAAACTTCTTCATTATGGGAATTTGGCACATCCAAGGAAGCGCTGTTGCGCAGTATGTTATTTATGGTCTATACCATGCCGCACTGTTTATTTTATTCGATATTTTTGAACGAAAAAACAAGAAGCATAAGTTTTGGCCAAACAATAAATTTACACACATCCTTGCGATTGTAATTACGTTCCACGTTGTATGTTTCGGTTTCCTAATCTTCTCTGGACACCTTAACAGATACTTTTAA
- the dltA gene encoding D-alanine--poly(phosphoribitol) ligase subunit DltA → MKLLEQIEKWAAETPDQTAFVWRDAKITYKQLKEDSDALAHWISSEYPDDRSPIMVYGHMQPEMIINFLGCVKAGHAYIPVDLSIPADRVQRIAENSGAKLLLSATAVTVTDLPVRIVSEDNLKDIFFTHKGNTPNPEHAVKGDENFYIIYTSGSTGNPKGVQITYNCLVSFTKWAVEDFNLQTGQVFLNQAPFSFDLSVMDIYPSLVTGGTLWAIDKDMIARPKDLFASLEQSDIQVWTSTPSFAEMCLMEASFSESMLPNMKTFLFCGEVLPNEVARKLIERFPKATIMNTYGPTEATVAVTGIHVTEEVLDQYKSLPVGYCKSDCRLLIMKEDGTIAPDGEKGEIVIVGPSVSVGYLGSPELTEKAFTMIDGERAYKTGDAGYVENGLLFYNGRLDFQIKLHGYRMELEEIEHHLRACSYVEGAVIVPIKKGEKYDYLLAVVVPGEHSFEKEFKLTSAIKKELNERLPNYMIPRKFMYQSSIPMTPNGKVDRKKLLSEVTA, encoded by the coding sequence ATGAAGTTATTAGAACAAATTGAAAAGTGGGCTGCAGAAACGCCTGATCAAACCGCTTTTGTTTGGCGAGATGCGAAAATTACGTACAAACAATTAAAGGAAGATTCTGATGCGTTGGCACATTGGATTTCTTCTGAGTATCCAGACGATCGTTCACCAATTATGGTGTATGGCCATATGCAACCTGAAATGATTATTAACTTTTTAGGATGTGTAAAAGCTGGACATGCTTACATTCCTGTAGATTTATCTATCCCAGCTGATCGTGTACAACGTATTGCTGAAAATTCTGGTGCGAAATTACTTTTATCGGCAACAGCAGTAACTGTAACTGATTTACCAGTTCGCATCGTAAGTGAAGACAACTTAAAAGATATTTTCTTTACTCATAAAGGGAACACTCCAAATCCTGAACATGCGGTAAAAGGTGATGAGAACTTCTACATTATTTACACATCAGGAAGCACAGGTAATCCGAAAGGGGTTCAGATTACTTATAACTGCCTTGTTAGCTTTACAAAATGGGCTGTAGAAGATTTCAACTTACAAACAGGGCAAGTATTCTTAAACCAAGCACCTTTCTCATTTGATTTATCTGTAATGGATATTTACCCATCATTAGTAACAGGTGGTACACTTTGGGCAATCGATAAAGATATGATTGCGCGTCCAAAAGACTTGTTTGCTTCTTTAGAGCAATCGGATATTCAAGTATGGACTTCCACACCTTCTTTCGCTGAAATGTGTTTAATGGAAGCATCTTTCTCTGAGAGTATGCTACCGAACATGAAAACATTCTTATTCTGCGGTGAAGTGTTACCAAATGAAGTAGCTAGAAAATTAATTGAGCGTTTCCCTAAAGCAACAATTATGAATACGTATGGTCCAACAGAAGCTACTGTCGCTGTAACAGGTATTCACGTTACAGAAGAAGTGCTTGATCAATACAAATCACTTCCAGTTGGCTATTGTAAATCAGACTGTCGCCTTCTTATTATGAAAGAAGATGGCACGATCGCACCTGATGGTGAAAAAGGTGAAATCGTAATTGTCGGTCCAAGCGTAAGCGTTGGATATTTAGGAAGCCCTGAATTAACAGAAAAAGCATTTACTATGATTGACGGTGAGCGCGCCTATAAAACAGGCGATGCTGGCTATGTTGAAAATGGTCTTCTATTCTATAATGGTCGTCTTGATTTCCAAATTAAGCTGCATGGTTATCGAATGGAATTAGAAGAAATTGAGCATCACCTTCGTGCGTGTTCTTACGTAGAAGGAGCAGTTATCGTTCCAATTAAAAAAGGTGAGAAATACGATTATTTATTAGCGGTTGTTGTTCCTGGGGAGCATTCGTTTGAAAAAGAATTCAAATTAACATCTGCAATCAAAAAAGAACTCAATGAGCGATTACCAAACTACATGATTCCACGTAAATTCATGTATCAATCTTCTATTCCAATGACACCAAATGGAAAGGTAGATCGCAAAAAATTATTGAGTGAGGTTACAGCATGA
- a CDS encoding teichoic acid D-Ala incorporation-associated protein DltX gives MERLKEIWSRPLTQWVAKTVYYLAILFALLWLYGFHDTNTSTFIYNEF, from the coding sequence ATGGAAAGATTAAAAGAGATATGGTCTCGACCACTCACACAATGGGTTGCAAAGACGGTTTATTATCTTGCAATTTTATTTGCATTACTTTGGTTGTATGGATTCCATGATACAAACACAAGTACATTTATTTACAATGAATTCTAA
- the amaA gene encoding N-acyl-aliphatic-L-amino acid amidohydrolase produces the protein MNRVWKNLISEENIVKWRRHFHKYPELSFHEKETSQFIYDTLCSFSSFEVTRPTKYSVLAIKRGVKQGKVIAIRADIDALPIQEETSKSYTSVNKGMMHACGHDAHAAILLSTAEVLSNIKEDFAGEIRLFFQHAEEVYPGGGQEMVEAGVMDGVDYVIGLHVMSGLESGKIGIAYGPMMAAPDVFTVEIQGKGGHAARPEETIDPIAIGAQIITNLQHIVSRNTNAFMQRVVSVTQFHGGTADNIIPSTATLMGTVRSFNQALRVEAEGKIEKIVKGITEAHGGSYTYTYRYGYDPVINDEYITKIVEESALHLFGNERVVKLEPSMGGEDFSAYLRKAPGCFIKLGTGNENIYTCYPHHHPKFDVDESALICGVEIFLETTIRLLKL, from the coding sequence ATGAATAGAGTGTGGAAGAATCTAATTTCGGAAGAAAATATCGTGAAATGGAGAAGGCATTTCCATAAGTATCCGGAATTATCATTTCATGAAAAAGAAACTTCGCAATTTATATATGATACATTATGCTCATTTTCTTCTTTTGAAGTAACGAGACCGACGAAGTATAGTGTACTAGCAATTAAAAGAGGTGTGAAGCAAGGGAAAGTAATTGCGATTCGAGCTGATATAGACGCTTTGCCAATTCAAGAGGAGACAAGTAAATCTTATACATCTGTGAATAAAGGAATGATGCATGCATGTGGGCACGATGCTCACGCAGCTATTTTATTAAGTACAGCAGAGGTGTTATCAAATATAAAGGAAGATTTTGCAGGTGAGATTCGTCTATTCTTTCAGCACGCAGAAGAGGTGTATCCCGGTGGGGGACAAGAAATGGTTGAGGCAGGTGTAATGGACGGTGTTGATTATGTAATAGGTTTACATGTTATGTCAGGACTTGAGAGTGGAAAGATAGGAATTGCATATGGACCGATGATGGCAGCTCCAGACGTATTTACAGTTGAGATTCAAGGCAAAGGAGGACATGCGGCGCGACCAGAAGAAACGATAGATCCTATTGCTATCGGAGCACAGATTATTACAAATCTACAACATATCGTATCAAGAAATACAAATGCTTTTATGCAAAGGGTTGTTTCAGTTACACAATTTCATGGGGGAACGGCTGACAATATTATTCCTAGTACAGCAACTTTAATGGGAACTGTTCGTTCATTTAATCAAGCATTGAGGGTGGAAGCAGAAGGGAAAATCGAGAAAATTGTGAAAGGAATTACAGAAGCACATGGAGGATCGTATACATATACGTATCGATATGGATATGATCCGGTTATTAATGATGAATATATTACGAAAATAGTAGAAGAAAGTGCACTACATTTGTTTGGGAATGAGCGTGTTGTGAAGCTTGAACCTTCTATGGGTGGAGAAGATTTTTCAGCATATTTAAGAAAAGCACCTGGTTGTTTCATTAAATTAGGAACAGGTAATGAAAATATATATACTTGTTATCCACATCATCATCCGAAATTTGACGTGGATGAATCAGCATTAATTTGTGGAGTGGAGATATTTTTAGAGACGACTATAAGATTACTAAAATTATAG
- a CDS encoding flavodoxin: protein MSKLVMIFASMSGNTEEMADHIAGVIRETENEIEVIDIMDSPEASILEQYDGIILGAYTWGDGDLPDDFLDFYDAMDSIDLTGKKAAVFGSCDSAYPKYGVAVDILIEKLQERGAAVVLEGLKVELTPEDEDVEKCLQFGAEFVKHLS, encoded by the coding sequence TTGAGTAAGTTAGTAATGATTTTTGCAAGTATGAGTGGAAATACAGAGGAAATGGCTGACCATATTGCCGGCGTAATTCGTGAAACAGAAAATGAAATTGAAGTTATTGATATTATGGATTCACCAGAAGCTTCTATATTAGAACAGTATGATGGAATTATTTTAGGTGCATACACTTGGGGAGATGGCGATCTTCCTGATGATTTCTTAGATTTTTATGATGCAATGGATTCTATTGATTTAACTGGGAAAAAAGCGGCAGTATTCGGATCATGTGATTCGGCTTATCCGAAATACGGAGTGGCAGTTGACATTTTAATAGAAAAGCTACAAGAGCGCGGGGCAGCAGTTGTGTTAGAAGGACTAAAAGTAGAATTAACGCCAGAAGATGAAGATGTAGAAAAATGTTTACAGTTTGGAGCTGAATTTGTAAAACACCTTTCTTAA
- a CDS encoding aminoglycoside phosphotransferase family protein, giving the protein MDSYKHYIKEALPNLSIHSYKQNEEGWDNVAVIVNDELLFRFPRKQEYAMRIPLEKELCAILTQSLQEIEVPQYHLIYKNESDEVPLCSYYTLIHGEPLKTETVATLEDPKLKAIITQLATFLAVLHSIPLHQVTTLCFPIEKTCTYWKELQTKLNQYLTTSLTSLQKLALNRLFENFFACLATSTFQNTIIHADFTHHHILFNKHNKSISGVIDFGDAQIGDPAFDFAGLYYDFGHEFTTSVYEQYSTLISHHDPLLIHRITTFYQYSPLLHNIIYNFESENELEFITGTEQLKTILQG; this is encoded by the coding sequence ATGGACTCTTACAAACATTATATAAAAGAAGCTTTGCCTAATCTTTCTATACATTCATATAAACAAAATGAAGAAGGATGGGATAATGTAGCAGTTATAGTAAATGATGAGCTACTGTTTCGTTTCCCGCGAAAACAGGAATATGCGATGCGAATTCCGTTAGAAAAAGAACTATGCGCAATTCTCACTCAATCACTACAAGAAATCGAAGTTCCACAATATCACCTAATTTATAAAAATGAATCTGATGAGGTTCCTCTTTGTAGTTACTATACTCTCATTCATGGTGAACCATTAAAAACAGAAACAGTTGCCACGCTGGAGGATCCAAAGCTGAAAGCAATTATTACACAATTAGCTACTTTCCTTGCGGTACTACATAGTATTCCTTTACACCAAGTTACAACGCTATGTTTCCCTATTGAAAAAACATGTACCTACTGGAAAGAGCTACAAACAAAATTAAACCAATATCTCACTACTAGCCTTACTTCATTACAGAAACTAGCCTTAAATCGCTTATTTGAAAATTTCTTTGCATGTTTAGCTACATCCACTTTTCAAAACACAATCATTCACGCTGATTTTACTCATCATCACATTTTATTTAACAAGCATAACAAAAGCATTTCAGGTGTTATCGATTTTGGTGATGCGCAAATTGGCGATCCTGCTTTTGATTTTGCAGGACTATATTATGATTTCGGACATGAGTTTACTACATCTGTATATGAACAGTACAGTACACTTATTTCTCATCATGATCCATTACTCATTCATCGTATTACTACCTTTTATCAATACAGTCCTTTACTACATAATATTATTTATAATTTTGAGTCAGAGAATGAACTCGAATTCATTACAGGCACAGAACAGCTAAAAACGATATTACAGGGATGA
- a CDS encoding MATE family efflux transporter has product MKETTSFSQKLKQFVLLFFPIFVTQMSLFAMSFFDTTMSGHASPTDLSGVAIGTSIWIPVSTGLTGILMATTPIVAQLVGSKKKEDVPHVVIQAVYLAICASFVVILIGFFVVSPILNGMRLEEPVERIAAQFLSIIAIGIIPLFTYTVLRGFIDALGKTRTTMIITLLSLPINVILNYLLIFGNFGFPKLGGVGAAIASTATYWCILIITVIIIQTKEPFASFNIFKQLYRPSLSSWIAFLKLGVPIGFAIFFETSIFAAVTLMMSNFSTTTIAAHQAAMNFASLLYMTPLSLAMAMTIAVGFEVGAKRYDNAKQYGLIGIGLALAFALLYSILLYFFDDQIASIYTTDAKVHHLAKEFLIFAILFQISDAIATPVQGALRGYKDVNVALIMTLIAYWIIGLPLGYILATYTEWAAKGYWIGLIIGLAFGAAFLLIRLFQVQRKYTTQNSR; this is encoded by the coding sequence ATGAAAGAAACTACTTCATTCTCACAAAAGTTAAAGCAATTTGTATTACTATTTTTTCCGATTTTCGTAACGCAAATGTCATTATTTGCGATGAGTTTTTTTGATACAACGATGTCAGGACATGCAAGTCCAACTGATTTATCAGGTGTGGCAATTGGAACAAGTATATGGATTCCAGTTAGTACGGGGTTAACAGGAATTTTAATGGCTACTACTCCCATTGTTGCACAGCTCGTTGGATCCAAGAAAAAAGAGGACGTTCCCCACGTTGTCATACAAGCAGTTTATTTAGCAATTTGTGCTAGCTTCGTTGTTATCCTCATCGGTTTTTTCGTCGTTTCACCTATTTTAAATGGCATGCGCTTAGAAGAACCTGTGGAACGTATTGCAGCGCAATTTTTAAGTATTATCGCAATAGGAATTATACCTTTATTCACTTACACTGTTTTACGTGGATTTATTGATGCATTAGGAAAAACTCGAACAACGATGATTATTACATTATTATCATTACCAATTAATGTAATATTAAATTACCTATTAATTTTTGGTAACTTCGGTTTCCCAAAGCTCGGTGGTGTCGGAGCAGCAATTGCTTCCACTGCAACATATTGGTGCATTTTAATTATTACAGTCATTATTATTCAGACGAAAGAGCCTTTTGCCTCTTTCAACATTTTCAAACAATTATACCGACCTTCTCTTTCGAGTTGGATAGCATTCTTAAAACTTGGCGTCCCTATCGGATTTGCTATCTTTTTTGAAACGAGTATTTTCGCTGCGGTAACGCTCATGATGAGTAATTTTAGTACGACAACTATTGCAGCTCACCAAGCAGCTATGAACTTTGCTTCCTTGTTATATATGACTCCGCTAAGTTTAGCAATGGCAATGACTATTGCGGTTGGATTCGAAGTTGGAGCAAAACGTTACGATAATGCAAAACAATACGGACTGATTGGAATTGGATTAGCCCTTGCCTTTGCTTTATTATATTCGATTCTTCTCTACTTCTTTGATGATCAAATTGCTTCTATTTATACGACAGATGCAAAAGTTCATCATTTAGCAAAAGAATTTCTTATCTTTGCAATTTTATTTCAAATTTCAGATGCAATTGCAACCCCTGTACAAGGAGCTTTGCGTGGTTATAAAGATGTAAATGTTGCTCTAATTATGACTTTAATTGCTTATTGGATAATAGGTCTACCACTAGGTTACATATTAGCGACGTATACAGAATGGGCCGCGAAAGGCTATTGGATCGGTCTTATTATCGGTCTAGCATTTGGCGCTGCCTTCCTACTTATCCGTCTCTTTCAAGTACAACGAAAATATACAACACAAAACAGCCGCTAA